In the genome of Streptomyces sp. SAI-127, the window GCGAGGAGTTCCGGCGCCGCTGGGCGGCCCACAACGTCCGCATGCACACCACCGGCGTGAAACTCCTTCACCACCCGGTCGTCGGCGACCTCGACCTGCCCTTCGAGACCTTCCCACTCGGCGACGGCCCCAGCCAGTTCCTCCTCACCTACACCGCCGAGCCCGCGTCCCCCTCGCAGGACGCCCTGAACCTGCTGGCCAGTTGGGCCGCGAGCAACGACGACATCGGGCGGTCCGCCCTGGAGAGCGACTCCGAGTCGGCCGGACCGGCCGAGACATCCGACTGAACGACTCGCCGTGCGCACGCTCCTTACCCGGAGGTACCCGGAGGTACCCGGACGACTCGACGCGGCTTCCCTCACCGCTTACCTCCCGGGTAATCGACCTCGGTTCGCCCCGCGTGCCAGGCTCGTCGGCGTACGGAGCCCTACCGACCGGGAGGACACCATGACCGCCTACGCCATAGCCCACCTGCGGGAAGCCGCGCCGCATCCGGAGATCGCCGAGTACATCGAGCGCATCCCCGCCACCTTCGAGCCGTACGGCGGACGCTTCCTCGTGCACGGCACGGGGCACGAGGTGAAGGAGGGCGGCTGGCCGGGGCATGTCGTGGTGATCGGCTTCCCGGGGATCGCCGAGGCGCGGGCCTGGTGGGACTCCGCCGCGTACCAGGAGATCGCACCGCTGCGTTCGCGGCACATCGAGGGCGACATCATCCTCGTCGAGGGCGTTCCCGACGGTTACGACCCCGCGGCCACGGCGAAGGCGATGCGGGACGCGCTCGCTTCCTGAGGACGTGCTTCCGACTCCCGTGCCCCACGGGGCTGTTGGATACTGGGCGGACTGTCGAACTGGCGACTGGCGTACGGAAGGGGGAGGTTCGCGTGCCGGACGGACGTGAGGTGGACCAGGCGGAGTTGCTGGACGTCGCCAAGGACGAGGACCGGGCACGCAGCCTGCTCCGCGCGCTGCGCACCCTGAGCACCGGGCCCGATCCGAAGCTGCGGGAGATGGCGCGGGGTGTGCTGCGCGGTGACCTCACCGCCGAACAGGCCTTCACCGACCCGGAGTACACCGCGGCCCTGTTCTCCGGCGCCGACAAGGTCCGCCGCGCGGGGGAGCTGCGTTCCGAGGCCGAGGCCCGCGAGGCCGGCGAGCGTTTCGGGGAGTGGCAGCAGGCGCGCCGCACCGAGGACGAGCGCGAGGACCAGGACGAGGGCGAGGGCACGCCACAGTCCGACACGTCGCCCCGTACGTCTCCCCAGCAGCCCACCGGGCCGTGGCGGCACTCCGGCGCGGGTGGGGTGGGCGGCCCGGGCGCCCTGGGCGGCTCCCGCCCGGCAGGCGGATTGCGCCACCGCTGAACACCGCGCCTGCCGCGGGTCACTTCGGCCCCCCTCGGCAGGCCGCTTCGGTCGCTGCTGAGCGGCGCGCCTGTCCTGGGCCACTTCGGCCCTCGTCGAGCTCGACCCCCGCCCCGGTCGTCGTACGACCAGCCTCTCGTCGAGCACTCCCCGCACCCTGGGCCCTTCGGCTACCGATGGACCCCGGCCCGCCGTCCGGCACTGCCCCGCCCCGGCCCTCTCCGTCCACCGTCGAGCACACTCGCCGAAGACCCGCCCGCCCGACTCATCCCCCCACCGCCGAAATCCAGCCGCCGAACCCCAACCCACCCCCCTGCCTCGCACCCCGCCGCCACGAACTACTCCCACCACGCCCCACCGACAAAAGCCCCCACCTCACTCCCTTCCACACCCCCAGCAAATCCCGCCTCACGTAGTAAAGTTCGGCCGTCGTACGCGTGACCTGAAATGGTCCTGCCAAGACGAGGGGGAACGAACATGGGGGTCGTGCTGCCCGACGAGGCGGCCTGGGTGTTGGACCTCATCGGCGTCGAGTGGCCCAACGTCGACGAGGACGACTACCGGGACATGGCCGACGGCCTGCGGTCCTTCGCCTCGCAGATGCGGGAGGGCAAGGACGCCACGGCGGGTGTCGTCCGGGAGTTCCTGGAAGGGAACGAGGGCATCGCCACCGCGGCCTTCCAGCAGCACTGGGGCAAGGTCAGCGACGTACACCTGGAACGCCTCGGCGAAGCGGCCGACCTCGGGGCGATGGCCCTGGACGGCGCCGCCGTGGCCGTGGCCGGTGCCAAGGTCGCCGCCATCGTCCAACTGGGCATCCTCGCCGCCGAGATCATCGCCGCCCAGGCCGCCGCGCCGTTCACCCTGGGGCTCTCCGAAGTCGGCGCGCTCGGTGCCACCCAGGCCACCCGCCTCATCGTGCGGCGGCTGCTGAAGGAGGCCGAGCAACTCCTCGTCGAGGAGCTCATGTCCGTCGCGATGGGCCCGGTCTACTCCGCGCTCGGCAACATGGCCACCGACCTCGTCCTCCAGC includes:
- a CDS encoding DUF1330 domain-containing protein, which codes for MTAYAIAHLREAAPHPEIAEYIERIPATFEPYGGRFLVHGTGHEVKEGGWPGHVVVIGFPGIAEARAWWDSAAYQEIAPLRSRHIEGDIILVEGVPDGYDPAATAKAMRDALAS